Proteins found in one Candidatus Hydrogenedentota bacterium genomic segment:
- a CDS encoding twin-arginine translocation signal domain-containing protein produces MDRRDFLKGLGGAALAGAFAGGAARAAEAGEEFCFAVVADPHCAEGPRKGMEALGTGADRFLRCVEAMKTLPAAEQPDFVLVLGDLHADAFLPLLKEVPYPVHVTFGNHESTPVQRRALRGAFPGDFTVNGEPSDYYSFTHKGARFISLCDAGLGGEHIGTLCSENIRPRGQCEWLEAELSAPEPRKVLFAHIPVERGGEDREMHLNRNDSRWMNALLREKGPDAAFFGHLHTPTEEYSNGKSHVWQVRSCCWNGGNAPVGFLLARLTPGGVSCREILTGRAS; encoded by the coding sequence ATGGACCGCCGTGATTTCCTGAAGGGGCTGGGGGGAGCCGCGCTGGCCGGGGCGTTCGCCGGGGGCGCCGCGCGCGCCGCAGAGGCCGGAGAGGAATTCTGCTTCGCCGTGGTGGCGGACCCGCACTGCGCGGAGGGGCCGCGCAAGGGCATGGAGGCCCTCGGGACGGGGGCGGACCGTTTTCTGCGGTGCGTGGAGGCGATGAAAACCCTGCCGGCGGCGGAGCAGCCGGACTTTGTCCTGGTGCTGGGCGACCTGCATGCGGACGCCTTTCTCCCCCTGCTGAAGGAGGTGCCGTATCCCGTGCATGTCACCTTCGGCAACCACGAGTCCACGCCGGTCCAGCGCAGGGCCCTGCGCGGGGCGTTCCCCGGCGACTTCACGGTGAACGGCGAGCCCTCCGACTATTACAGCTTCACCCACAAGGGCGCGCGGTTCATTTCCCTGTGCGACGCCGGGCTGGGGGGCGAGCACATCGGCACGCTCTGCTCCGAGAACATCCGCCCGCGCGGCCAGTGCGAGTGGCTGGAGGCGGAGCTTTCCGCCCCGGAGCCGCGCAAGGTGCTCTTCGCCCACATCCCCGTGGAGCGCGGCGGCGAGGACCGCGAGATGCACCTGAACCGCAACGACTCCCGCTGGATGAACGCGCTCCTGCGGGAGAAGGGCCCGGACGCGGCCTTCTTCGGCCACCTGCACACGCCCACGGAGGAGTACAGCAACGGCAAGTCCCACGTGTGGCAGGTGCGGTCCTGCTGCTGGAACGGGGGCAATGCGCCGGTGGGTTTTCTGCTGGCGCGTCTGACCCCCGGCGGCGTGTCTTGCCGGGAAATCCTTACGGGCCGCGCGTCCTGA